GGCGGACACTCAATGGTAAAAGCGATAGCAAACTAAAATTGAGGCAATACGGTTACTTGACTATTCATTCGTGTTGTTGCTACACTTATCATGTGTGTTTGCTCTTAAATGACAAAGGGGTGTTTTGAGAGTAAAGCAGTATGATTTGTTATTTACACTAATTTTAGCTATATAAACGAAATATTGAATTTGCCGGTAACCTTTTAATTTAGGAGAGAGTAAGACTATGGCAGTATCAACTATCCCAATACAAGGACAGCTCCTGGTGCAGGCCGGATTGGTCACAGAAAAGCAGGTGATGGAGGCCTTCGAACTTCAAAAATCAGAGGGCAAACGTCTCGGTTCCATGCTGACAAAATTAGGACATATAAAAGAAGAGGATCTTGCCGGATTTTACAGCAAACAGTACAAAGTGCCTTTGATAGATATAGGTAAATATCAGATAGATATAGCTCTCCTTAAAAAAGTTCCCTTTGAAAAGGCAAAAAAGCATGTAATGATACCAATTACCATGGAGGGAGAGGCCCTTAGACTTGTCATTGCCGACCCTTCAAACAACCCGGCAATTGAAGACGTTAAATTCATAACAAGGATGAAAGTGGCAATCCATGTGGCAACTGAGTCGTCAATCATTCATGCTATTGAACAGAACTATCCTAAGACAGACCAGCAGAAGTTAGTGCCGGAGGGGGTCAGGCCTGGCGCCAAGACAACTCTGGACATGTCGGAAATTAATAAGCTTCTGGGCAAGGTCACTCAGAACATTACCATTGTAGATCAGAAAGAGGATAAGATTTCCCTCACTGAGGCCGGTACAGCGCCTATAATACAACTGGTAAATGGAATTCTGATGAATGCCATAAGCGACAGAGCAAGTGATATCCACATAGAGCCATGGGAGAAGGAATTACGAGTAAGATATCGGATAGATGGAGTGCTAAAGCAGGCGTTTCCTCCATTTCCGGACTCCATAAAGAATCCTCTTATTTCCAGAATAAAAATAATGTCCCGTCTTGATATATCAGAGAGGCGCATTCCACAGGATGGACGTATAAAGCTCAAATACGAGGGGGGTGAGGTTGACTTCAGAGTTTCAACCCTACCGCTACAGTTTGGCGAAAAGGTTGTTATGAGACTTTTGGATAAATCCAATTTGAACCTTGATTTATCTGTTTTGGGCTTTGATGAAACGCAGCTTAATGATTTCATAGAAGCTATTGAGAAACCGTTTGGGATGGTTCTGGTAACAGGACCTACCGGAAGCGGTAAAACAACTTCTCTGTACTCAGGGCTTTCCCATCTTAATAAACCCGGCGTGAACATTATGACGGCCGAGGACCCGGTTGAGTACAATCTTGCCGGCATTAACCAGGTACAAGTCAAGCCCGATATTGGGCTAACCTTTGCAAACGCCCTGAGGGCCTTTTTGCGGCAGGACCCTGACATAATTCTGGTTGGTGAGATAAGAGACCAGGAGACTGCAGAAATTGGAGTTAAGGCAGCTCTTACCGGACATTTAGTGCTAAGCACCCTGCATACAAACGATGCGCCATCCACAGTCACAAGACTTTTAAACATTGGGATAGAGCCTTTTTTGATATCATCGTCTGTGGTTCTCATAGTTGCCCAGAGATTAGCAAGAAGGATTTGTAAAAGCTGTAAGATAGAAGATAAAAACGTCTCTGAAACTCTGCTTTTGAAAGCTGGTGTACCAAAGGCTGAAATCCCTGATTTTAAGTGTTTTGTCGGCAGCGGTTGTCCCGAGTGCGGTGATACCGGTTATAAGGGCAGGCTGGCCTTGCATGAGGTAATGCCGATGCGTGGTGAGCTGAAAGAGGTAATTCTTTCAGGGGGCACCTCTGAGGCCATAAAAAGAGAGGCGATAAAGCAGGGGATGTTGACACTCAGGCAGAGCGGTTTAAAAAAAGTTAAATTAGGGCTTACCACTATTGAAGAGGTCTTTAGAAACACCATTGGTGATTAAAATGATGTTAAAAACGAGGGTTTATAATGGCAAAACTTGTTACACTGCTTGAGGTACTATCCGATGAGGACATACAGTGGCTCTTGTCAACAGGGATTGAGGAAACAATTGGCCCCGATACTGTGGTCATACAAGCAGGTGAATACATCGAATACATATACATAGTTATGGAGGGCTCATTAGGTGTGTTTCTTGCTCAGGGGAACAAGCAGATAAACACAGTTGGACCTGGAGAGATTCTTGGGGAGATGTCCTACATTGAGGACACGCAAACATCCGCCACAGTTATGTCACTTGAGACTACGGTGCTTCTTAAAATATCAAGAGAATTCCTTGACAACAGGATAAGTGATGAGCCTGATTTTGGACGGAGGTTGTACAAAGGAGTCAGCATCGCGGTGTCACAAAGACTTCGGCAAGCCATGTTACGGGTGGACTACATGCTTGATATGATAGAAAAGGCAAAAATATGGCATATATGATTACACGTATATGGAAAGAAAAAAATATATAGTAGCAATTACCGGAGCAAGCGGCTCATTGCTTGCGATAAGGTTTATAGAGGAGCTTTTAAAAACCGCCGAGGTACATTTAGTAATTTCGTTTTCAGCGTTCAGAGTGATTAAAGATGAAACCGGAAATGACTGGGAGCCGGCAACCCACTCAAAGTTAAAAGACTATTTTAAAAGTGAATATTTGCATTATAATGAAGAGGGGGATATGTATGCTCCGCTTCTTAGCGGCACGTTTTTAAATGACGGGATGGTAGTGGTTCCCTGCTCTATGAAGACTCTTTCTGGCATATCAAACGGCTATGGAGAAAGTATAGTTCTAAGGGCGGCAGATGTAACATTAAAGGAGCGCAGACGGTTAATAATAGTCCCCAGAGAGATGCCTTTCAGTGCTATACATCTTGAAAACATGCTGAAACTTTCCCGCCTTGGTGTTACCATAGCACCTCCTGTGATGGCGTTTTATACAAAGCCTCAATCTGTGGATGATATGATAAATTTTATAATAGGAAAACTCCTCGATAATCTCTCTGTGCCTCATAATTTGTTTAAAAGATGGGGAAATTAGCGAAAAGGCCTTTTCATCTTACCACACTTTTCATAAAATCTATCCAAATTGGTAAAGCTGCTTTGCTGCCGGCCTCTCCCTCGCCTATGCTTGTGTGGTCATCTCTGCCTACCCAGACACCTACTGCATACTTGTCATCAAATCCGATAAACCACGCATCAACGTAATCATCCGTAGTGCCGGTTTTACCGTAAACGACTCTGTTTAGTGACTTTGCAGATTGCGCCGTACCCTCTGTCACAACAGCACTCAACACCTCGTGCATCTTTTCAAGCGTAGAGTTATCCAGCACAGGTTTTATAACTGGCGTTATGTTCTCAACAGCTAAACCATATCTGTTCACTATCTGCGTGTAAGATATAGGTTCATGTAAGTTTCCGTCTGAAAAGGCACAGTATGCTGAGACTAGTTCCAGCAGATTGACCTCCGATGCGCCAAGAGCTGAGGGCAACCGCGGGCGTATCACACTCTTTATCCCTACAAGGCGTGCCGATTCCACCACTCGTTCCATGCCGACCTTGTTTGCCAAAGACACTGTGGCCACATTCAGAGACCGTGCAATGGCAGATTTAAGCGTAACAGTGCCATAGTACCTTCTTGTGTAGTTATGCGGAGTCCATGGCTCTCCTTTTTTTTGAAAATACGTCACCTCTCTGTCTTCTACCGTATCTGAGGGTTTATAACCATATCTGAAAGCTGCAAGATATACAAAGGGTTTAAATGATGACCCAGGCTGCCTCATAGCCTGCGTTGCACGGTTAAACTGAGTCTCCCAAAAATCCGTACCACCAACCATGGCTTTTATCTCACCGGTTTTTATCTCAACTGCCAAAAGAGCTGCCTGCACGCCTTTGATATCACGTTTAGCAAATGCTTCAATAGCATTTTCAATAGCCTTTTCCGCCGTATTTTGCATATTCATATCAAGTGTAGTGTAGATTTTAAGCCCTGAGGTATAAAGGCTGTCACCGTACTTTTGCTCAAGAACCCCCTTTATATATTCCACAAAATACGGGGCCTTGTAGCTGGGGGATTCCAGATGTTTGGGAATTGGTTCGGCTAACGACTCCTTGTATTTGTTATCAGAGATGAAGCCGTTTTCGTACATCAGCCGGATAACGGTGTTTCGCCTTGAAAGGGACCTCTGCGGCTCTTTAAAAGGAGAGTACGTTGAGGGAGCTTTGGGAATGGCAGCAAGCAGTGCTGCCTCGGCAATAGTTAACTCCTCTGTCTTTTTACCAAAATAGGTAGAGGATGCCGCCTCTATTCCGTATGTTCTGCTGCCAAAGTATGCCTGATTAAGGTACAGTGACAGGATTTCGTCTTTTGTATAGCGTCCCTCGATTTGAAACGCTATTGCAATCTCTTTAATTTTTCGAGAGAGGCTTTTTTCTGGTTTCAAAAACAGCATTTTAGCTAACTGCTGAGTTATCGTGCTCCCGCCCTGCACAATAGTGCCAGCCCTCATGTTTTCTATAAATGCCTTTACAACCCTCTGAAAATCCACTCCGAAGTGTTTATAAAAACGAACATCCTCAACGGCAATAAATGCTTTTTTCACATGCTCAGGAATCTTATAAGACGGTACAAAACGTCTTCTTTCTATAAACACCTCAGCCAGAAACTCACCGTTTGTGGAAAATATCCTTGAGGACTCAAGCGGAGTGTACTCCTCAAGTAGTTTCACCTTAGGTAAATCCGAAATGCTCCACAGGATAAAACCCCCGGCTCCCCCTATTGTCAGAGAGGCTACAAGCGCAAAAATCAAGAGCACTTTTTTAACAAAACTCAGATATGGATTTTTAGTATCACCTGAAAATAAATTGTATAGAATGCTTAAAAAAGTGGTAAATCTGAGATACAACTTATTTTTAATAAAATAGACCTCGCGTACTTTGGCTAATATCAACTCAGGATCAAGGGGATCAGCCATGCACATATCGGCGCGTATTCCCATATCTGTGAAAATGTGCTCCGTGTATGGTTCACAAAGGACTATTATTGCAGATTTCGGGAGCTTACTTCTGAGAGAGCCAACTATTGTGTAGTTTTTGGAAAAGTGGTACTTTGAATC
The genomic region above belongs to Nitrospirota bacterium and contains:
- a CDS encoding cyclic nucleotide-binding domain-containing protein — translated: MAKLVTLLEVLSDEDIQWLLSTGIEETIGPDTVVIQAGEYIEYIYIVMEGSLGVFLAQGNKQINTVGPGEILGEMSYIEDTQTSATVMSLETTVLLKISREFLDNRISDEPDFGRRLYKGVSIAVSQRLRQAMLRVDYMLDMIEKAKIWHI
- the pilB gene encoding type IV-A pilus assembly ATPase PilB codes for the protein MAVSTIPIQGQLLVQAGLVTEKQVMEAFELQKSEGKRLGSMLTKLGHIKEEDLAGFYSKQYKVPLIDIGKYQIDIALLKKVPFEKAKKHVMIPITMEGEALRLVIADPSNNPAIEDVKFITRMKVAIHVATESSIIHAIEQNYPKTDQQKLVPEGVRPGAKTTLDMSEINKLLGKVTQNITIVDQKEDKISLTEAGTAPIIQLVNGILMNAISDRASDIHIEPWEKELRVRYRIDGVLKQAFPPFPDSIKNPLISRIKIMSRLDISERRIPQDGRIKLKYEGGEVDFRVSTLPLQFGEKVVMRLLDKSNLNLDLSVLGFDETQLNDFIEAIEKPFGMVLVTGPTGSGKTTSLYSGLSHLNKPGVNIMTAEDPVEYNLAGINQVQVKPDIGLTFANALRAFLRQDPDIILVGEIRDQETAEIGVKAALTGHLVLSTLHTNDAPSTVTRLLNIGIEPFLISSSVVLIVAQRLARRICKSCKIEDKNVSETLLLKAGVPKAEIPDFKCFVGSGCPECGDTGYKGRLALHEVMPMRGELKEVILSGGTSEAIKREAIKQGMLTLRQSGLKKVKLGLTTIEEVFRNTIGD
- a CDS encoding UbiX family flavin prenyltransferase; protein product: MERKKYIVAITGASGSLLAIRFIEELLKTAEVHLVISFSAFRVIKDETGNDWEPATHSKLKDYFKSEYLHYNEEGDMYAPLLSGTFLNDGMVVVPCSMKTLSGISNGYGESIVLRAADVTLKERRRLIIVPREMPFSAIHLENMLKLSRLGVTIAPPVMAFYTKPQSVDDMINFIIGKLLDNLSVPHNLFKRWGN
- a CDS encoding PBP1A family penicillin-binding protein; the protein is MAVAVVVFSIDKTRGNLLLKILESGALKAKLIKTVFDLERTVSKHAPSIIIFDSKYHFSKNYTIVGSLRSKLPKSAIIVLCEPYTEHIFTDMGIRADMCMADPLDPELILAKVREVYFIKNKLYLRFTTFLSILYNLFSGDTKNPYLSFVKKVLLIFALVASLTIGGAGGFILWSISDLPKVKLLEEYTPLESSRIFSTNGEFLAEVFIERRRFVPSYKIPEHVKKAFIAVEDVRFYKHFGVDFQRVVKAFIENMRAGTIVQGGSTITQQLAKMLFLKPEKSLSRKIKEIAIAFQIEGRYTKDEILSLYLNQAYFGSRTYGIEAASSTYFGKKTEELTIAEAALLAAIPKAPSTYSPFKEPQRSLSRRNTVIRLMYENGFISDNKYKESLAEPIPKHLESPSYKAPYFVEYIKGVLEQKYGDSLYTSGLKIYTTLDMNMQNTAEKAIENAIEAFAKRDIKGVQAALLAVEIKTGEIKAMVGGTDFWETQFNRATQAMRQPGSSFKPFVYLAAFRYGYKPSDTVEDREVTYFQKKGEPWTPHNYTRRYYGTVTLKSAIARSLNVATVSLANKVGMERVVESARLVGIKSVIRPRLPSALGASEVNLLELVSAYCAFSDGNLHEPISYTQIVNRYGLAVENITPVIKPVLDNSTLEKMHEVLSAVVTEGTAQSAKSLNRVVYGKTGTTDDYVDAWFIGFDDKYAVGVWVGRDDHTSIGEGEAGSKAALPIWIDFMKSVVR